From the Hyphomicrobiaceae bacterium genome, the window GACCTTGTCGTAATCGATCTCGGGGAACACGATGTGTTCCTTGAGGCCGGTTGCGTAATTGCCGCGTCCGTCAAAGCTCTTCGGGTTCAGGCCGCGGAAGTCCTTCACGCGCGGCAGCGCGATCGTCACCAGGCGGTCCAGGAACTCATACATGCGGTCGCCGCGCAGCGTAACCTTGGTGCCAATCGCCATGCCTTCGCGCAGCTTGTAGGTCGCGATGGCCTTGCGGGCACGGGTAACGACAGGACGCTGACCGGCGATCAAGGCCAGTTCAGCAACCGCGTTGTCGACCTTCTTGCGATCATTGACGGCATCGCCCACGCCCATATTGAGAACGATTTTCTCAATCTTTGGGATTTGCATGACGTTGGCGTAGCCGAACTTCTGCATCAGAGCGTCGCGCACGACCGTTTCGTAATGCGACTTGAGGCGCGGCTTATAATCCTTCGGGCGCGGCGCAGCTACGCGCGCTTCCTTGGGAGCGGCTGCAGCCTTCTTCGCGCCTTTTGCCTGGGCGCCACCCTGGGGCTTGCCGCCCTTTTGCGCTTTTTCTTTCTCAGCCATGGCTTAGTTCTTCTCCGGGATCTGCTCACCCGAGCGCTT encodes:
- the rplE gene encoding 50S ribosomal protein L5 codes for the protein MAEKEKAQKGGKPQGGAQAKGAKKAAAAPKEARVAAPRPKDYKPRLKSHYETVVRDALMQKFGYANVMQIPKIEKIVLNMGVGDAVNDRKKVDNAVAELALIAGQRPVVTRARKAIATYKLREGMAIGTKVTLRGDRMYEFLDRLVTIALPRVKDFRGLNPKSFDGRGNYATGLKEHIVFPEIDYDKVDNVLGLDVIVCTSANTDDEARELLKGFNFPFRS